A window of Nitratireductor kimnyeongensis genomic DNA:
TGAGGCGGGTGCCTGGACATCGGAAACTGCGCTTCAGGCGCTGGCAGAGCGGGCCATTCGCGCGGCTATATCGGTAATTGAACTTGAGCCGGATGAAGGCGGTGCGATCAGCCTGCTTTTTACCGGCGACGCCGAAATCCAGGTGTTGAATCGACAATGGCGCGGCAAGGACAAGCCCACAAATGTGCTTTCCTTTCCTGCGCCTGAGATGATCAATCCGGGAGATGAATTGCAGCCCCTCGGTGACATTATCGTCGCTCAAGAGACCGTGGCGAAGGAAGCTGCAGAAGAGGGTAAGCAATTCGATCACCATCTGACGCATCTCATCGTTCACGGATTTTTGCATATCATGGGGTATGACCATGAAACCGATGAAGAAGCTGAAGAGATGGAAGAATTGGAGCGCAAAGCGCTGCAAACACTTGCCATTCACGATCCTTACGCCTAACTGAAGGGCTT
This region includes:
- the ybeY gene encoding rRNA maturation RNase YbeY, with the translated sequence MDDIPPAGEKPEIFVEVAIEAGAWTSETALQALAERAIRAAISVIELEPDEGGAISLLFTGDAEIQVLNRQWRGKDKPTNVLSFPAPEMINPGDELQPLGDIIVAQETVAKEAAEEGKQFDHHLTHLIVHGFLHIMGYDHETDEEAEEMEELERKALQTLAIHDPYA